One region of Cucurbita pepo subsp. pepo cultivar mu-cu-16 chromosome LG03, ASM280686v2, whole genome shotgun sequence genomic DNA includes:
- the LOC111790060 gene encoding leucine-rich repeat receptor-like protein kinase PXC2, whose amino-acid sequence MLFKLLFLLLALAPASIYALEDTVFNDDVLGLIVFKAGLQDPMGKLVTWNEDDQTPCNWIGVKCDPKTNRVSELVLDGFSLCGHIDRGLLRLQFLQILSLANNNFTGTINSALSHLANLQVIDLSGNSLSGTIPQQLFLQSGSVRLVSFAKNKLTGNIPQSLTTCFSLELLNFSSNHLSGKLPSGLWYLRGLQSLDVSHNLLQGHIPPGIQNLYDLRFLSLHKNRFSGKLPEDIGGCLLLKSIDFSENILSGGLPHSMQMLTSCTYLNLRGNSLTGELPPWIGELKNLETLDLSSNNFSGRVPSSIGNLQLLKSFNVSMNYLTGSLPESMANCNSLFSIDASHNHLSGNLPSWMFRGAMPSVPLSSQRLGENLSSPASLGSLQVLDLSSNVFCGHIPSNVGELGNLQLLNISRNHLVGCIPGSIGELKSAYALDFSVNQLNGSIPAEIGGAISLKELRLEQNFLAGEIPVQIHKCSLLTSLILSHNNLTGPIPAALANLSNLENVDLCFNRLSGSLPRELINLSHLLSFNISHNHLEGELPVGGFFNTISPFSISHNPSLCGAAVNTSCPSLHPKPIVLNPNSSDTNGNSPSHNHPHQIILTISSIIAIAAASFILLGVVAVTILNIHARSSHSRSAALVLSAGEDFSCSPKTNPEYGNFVMFSGDAEFVVGAQTLLNKDAELGRGGFGVVYKTVLRDGCLVAIKKLTVTSLIKSREDFESEVKKLGQIRHHNLVAIEGYCWTASMQLLIYEYLPSGSLYKHIHDRTGDNCLSWRQRFKIVLGMAKGLAYLHHNGIIHYNLKSTNVLIGSSGKPKVGDYGLARLLPMLDRCILSSKIQSALGYMAPEFACKTVTITDKCDVYGFGILALEVVTGKRPVEYMEDDVIVLCDMVRAALDEGMVEQCVDERLRSNFRIEEAIPVMKLGLICASQVPSNRPDMNEVVNILELIQSPSEADEELE is encoded by the exons ATGCTTTTCAAACTACTATTCCTCCTTCTTGCCTTAGCTCCTGCTTCCATTTATGCTTTGGAGGACACTGTTTTCAACGATGACGTTCTGGGATTGATAGTATTTAAAGCTGGCCTTCAAGATCCCATGGGGAAACTGGTCACATGGAATGAAGACGACCAAACTCCCTGCAACTGGATTGGTGTCAAATGCGATCCTAAAACCAATAGGGTCTCTGAGCTCGTCCTTGATGGATTCTCTTTGTGTGGTCATATCGATCGTGGACTCCTCAGGTTGCAATTCCTTCAAATACTCTCCCTTGCTAACAACAACTTCACTGGCACCATCAACTCTGCTCTTTCTCACCTTGCAAATTTGCAAGTTATTGATTTGAGTGGCAACAGCTTATCTGGAACCATTCCCCAACAACTTTTCCTGCAATCTGGGTCTGTAAGACTTGTTTCATTCGCCAAAAATAAGCTTACAGGAAATATCCCTCAATCCTTAACCACTTGCTTCTCTCTGGAGCTTCTCAACTTCTCATCCAACCACCTCTCCGGGAAATTGCCTTCTGGGTTATGGTATTTGAGGGGGCTTCAGTCTTTGGATGTCTCTCACAACTTGCTTCAGGGGCACATTCCTCCAGGAATCCAAAATTTATACGATTTGAGATTTCTTAGCTTACACAAGAATCGATTTTCCGGAAAGCTTCCTGAGGATATTGGTGGCTGCCTACTCTTAAAATCAATTGATTTTAGTGAGAATATCCTTTCCGGGGGCCTTCCACACTCAATGCAGATGCTTACTTCTTGCACTTATCTGAATTTACGAGGAAATTCTCTCACGGGTGAACTCCCTCCTTGGATTGGAGAACTTAAAAATCTCGAGACCTTAGATCTTTCTTCCAATAACTTCTCTGGTCGGGTACCAAGTTCAATAGGCAACCTCCAATTATTGAAGAGCTTTAATGTATCCATGAACTATTTAACTGGAAGCTTGCCAGAATCCATGGCAAATTGTAATAGTCTCTTCAGTATTGATGCTAGCCATAATCACTTGTCTGGAAATCTCCCTTCGTGGATGTTTAGGGGAGCTATGCCAAGTGTTCCACTTTCTTCGCAGAGGCTGGGAGAAAACCTTTCATCTCCGGCCTCTCTTGGTAGTCTCCAAGTTTTGGATTTATCTTCAAATGTTTTCTGTGGTCACATTCCATCCAATGTGGGAGAACTTGGCAACTTGCAGTTGCTGAACATATCCAGAAACCATCTGGTGGGTTGTATTCCAGGGAGCATTGGTGAACTAAAATCAGCATATGCCCTTGACTTCAGTGTGAATCAATTAAATGGAAGTATTCCTGCTGAAATTGGAGGAGCGATCTCACTCAAGGAGTTGAGGTTGGAGCAGAACTTCCTGGCTGGGGAAATCCCAGTCCAGATTCACAAATGTTCGTTGTTAACATCGTT GATTCTTTCTCACAACAACCTGACAGGCCCAATTCCTGCTGCCCTCGCAAATCTCTCCAATCTTGAAAATGTGGACTTGTGTTTCAACAGACTTTCCGGAAGCCTGCCCAGGGAGCTCATTAATCTCTCCCACCTCCTCTCCTTTAATATCTCCCACAATCATCTTGAGGGAGAACTTCCAGTTGGGGGCTTCTTCAACACTATATCTCCCTTCTCTATATCACATAACCCATCTCTTTGTGGTGCTGCTGTCAATACCTCCTGCCCCTCCCTCCATCCAAAACCGATTGTCCTAAACCCGAACTCTTCTGATACCAATGGAAATTCCCCCTCCCACAACCATCCCCATCAGATCATACTTACCATATCTTCCATTATTGCTATTGCTGCAGCTTCTTTTATCCTACTTGGTGTAGTGGCTGTCACCATCCTCAATATCCATGCAAGGTCCTCACACTCACGGTCTGCTGCTCTTGTGTTATCTGCTGGGGAGGACTTTAGCTGCTCCCCCAAAACTAATCCAGAATATGGAAACTTCGTCATGTTTTCTGGAGATGCAGAGTTTGTAGTTGGCGCCCAAACCTTACTGAACAAGGACGCTGAACTTGGTCgaggtggatttggggttGTTTACAAAACGGTGCTTCGAGATGGGTGTTTAGTTGCAATCAAGAAGCTAACTGTCACAAGCTTGATCAAGTCACGAGAAGATTTTGAGAGTGAAGTGAAGAAGCTGGGACAGATCAGGCATCACAATCTTGTGGCAATCGAAGGGTATTGCTGGACAGCCTCCATGCAGCTCCTAATTTATGAATACCTCCCCAGTGGAAGTTTGTATAAACATATACATGATAGAACTGGCGACAATTGTTTGTCTTGGCGGCAGAGGTTCAAGATTGTTCTTGGGATGGCCAAAGGGTTGGCGTATTTGCACCATAATGGTATCATTCACTACAACTTGAAGTCGACCAATGTTTTGATAGGCAGTTCTGGGAAACCAAAAGTGGGGGACTATGGCTTGGCAAGGTTGTTGCCAATGTTGGACCGTTGCATCTTAAGCAGTAAAATCCAAAGTGCTTTGGGATACATGGCTCCAGAGTTCGCCTGCAAAACAGTGACTATAACTGATAAGTGTGATGTGTATGGCTTTGGCATCTTGGCTTTGGAAGTGGTGACTGGAAAAAGACCTGTGGAGTACATGGAAGATGATGTTATAGTGCTCTGTGATATGGTGAGAGCAGCTTTGGATGAAGGCATGGTGGAGCAATGTGTCGATGAGAGGCTCCGATCGAACTTCCGCATTGAAGAGGCTATTCCTGTAATGAAACTGGGTTTGATATGTGCGTCCCAAGTACCGTCGAACAGGCCAGACATGAATGAGGTCGTCAATATACTAGAGTTGATCCAATCCCCCTCTGAAGCCGACGAGGAGTTGGAATGA